The following is a genomic window from candidate division TA06 bacterium.
CCCAATCCAAATGCCTTATCCCATATGACATCTAACGACTAAACGTATCTGAAGTTCAGAGCCTGCCGGCGGGGAATTTAGCGGAGCGCCGCAGGCGCAGAGCCGGATACGCTCCGCTATGCGGCGTCAGGGCAAAACGAATAGACGGGAACTTGGATGGTTTTTTAGGCATCCTTTGCTCATGGAAGGTCCGATCAATTGCCTTCGCTATATCCGGCTTTAATACTTTTTCTCCGCATTGGGTACAGACGCCCCTAGGAACATTTTCAAAGATGAATAAACGCCCCTGCCATCTGGCTTCCCGGGGCATAAACCGTTCTTTCACAGAGCCGCCGCAATAGAAGCAATCACTATATTTCTTTACCATAGACGTTGTAGTGAACGTTAGCCGAACTATTAACACCTTCCTTTACCGGTTTCTTGATTTATCCCTCAAGCTCAATCTTCCGAAGCTGAAGCGCATTCAGCCTCTTCTTGATATCAAACATTTCCTTTTTGATTTTCCGCAGCTCCAATTCGTTCTTAACCTTCGCCAAGTATTTTGCTCCAAGCTCATGGGTTATGTATTTTTCCAGCTGACTTCTCAAAATCTTAAGATAGGGATTCCCCCAGATCGCTCCATCTCGATATTCCAATTTTCCGGCCCGTATGCCTTTGATAATGAAATCCCGATCCACTCCGTATTCAGCCTTTGCGGTTACGTCGCTGAGCGTCGCACCCTTTCGATTCCATTCGCCATATTCAGCCATTTGTCACCTCCTTACCAAATATAAAGATTGGCCTGCCGGCGTGGGCAAGTTAAAACCCGAATCCGGCGATAACTTATTTCTATTTTGCATTATCGAACTCAACATGCTTATTCACTTCGTCCCGAACGGATGTGATAATCATTTATGGCGCGGCAGGCTAAATTTTGACTATCCGGCCGTCCTTCATCACCGGCACGGTGCTGCTGGCATCGGGCTGAGTGGCATACTCTATGTCAGTAAGATAACCCAGGCCGGCCAGGTAGCTGCCATGGTCGCTTTCCCTGACGGCCCTGGTCAGACGGCCCTTATGCTTTTCATAGATATCCCGGGCCACCCTGGCGCCGTCGTTCAGTTCGGCATCGGGGGATTGGTCCTTGATCAGTTTAGTCAGATATCCGGCGCAGAGCAGATCCTCCAGCGAGACCCGGCCCTGTTTGCCGGAACATAACAGGACTATCTCGGCCGAGGCTCCGGTCAGCACCGGGACCAGAGCCTTGGCATTTATCAGGCAGCCCACCGCTATCAGCGATGCCCCCTTGGCCCGGGCCACCGCCACCGTCCCGTTGGTGGTGGCCATCAAAAGGCTTTTGCCCTTTACTTTTTCCGGGGTAAACTCCAACGGGGAATTCCCAAGGTCAAAACCGTTGATTTTGTTGCCGTCCCGTTCTCCGCACAAGACCACCGTTTCCCGGCCCATGGTCTCGGCCAGCCGGGTGGTTTCCTCAATGCTGGCCAGGGGAATTATCTCCTTGGCACCGGCCTCCAGCGCCGCCACCATGGAGGTGGAGGCCCGAAGCACGTCTATCACCGCCACCGCCTTGCCGGCAAAACCCTGCTCCGGCATTTCGGCCGGTATCACGGCTACGTCGATCCTGATGCTCAAATTTTATCTCCTAGACGAGGTGTCGAATGAATCCCACCCCCGGGAATCGGAGGCGTTCTCGATGCCCCTTAAGCGGAGCTTGAATTCGTCGGCGTTGGTCACGCTTTGCAGGGCGGTCTCGTAAGAGATCATCCCGTCGCGGTAATGTTTCATGATGGACTGGTCGAAGGACTGCATCCCGTACTGGGTGTTGCCCTCCGAAATCAGCTGGGGGATCATCAGGGTTTTCAACGGGTCCAGCAGATGCTCCTTGACCGTGGGGGTGTTGATCATAACCTCCACCGCCGGCACCCGGCCCTTGCCGTCGGCCCGGGGCAGCAACCGCAGGCTGATCACTCCGATCAGGGTGGCGGCCAACAGCACTCTAACATGTTCGTGCTGGTGGGGCGGGAAGAAGGAGATCACCCGGTTGATGGTCTCCGAGGCGTTCAGGGTGTGCAGGGTGCTCATCACCATGTGCCCGGTGTCGGCGGCCTGAAGCGAGGTGGCCAGGGTGGTCTTGTCCCGGAT
Proteins encoded in this region:
- a CDS encoding YgiT-type zinc finger protein; protein product: MKERFMPREARWQGRLFIFENVPRGVCTQCGEKVLKPDIAKAIDRTFHEQRMPKKPSKFPSIRFALTPHSGAYPALRLRRSAKFPAGRL
- a CDS encoding 2-phosphosulfolactate phosphatase is translated as MSIRIDVAVIPAEMPEQGFAGKAVAVIDVLRASTSMVAALEAGAKEIIPLASIEETTRLAETMGRETVVLCGERDGNKINGFDLGNSPLEFTPEKVKGKSLLMATTNGTVAVARAKGASLIAVGCLINAKALVPVLTGASAEIVLLCSGKQGRVSLEDLLCAGYLTKLIKDQSPDAELNDGARVARDIYEKHKGRLTRAVRESDHGSYLAGLGYLTDIEYATQPDASSTVPVMKDGRIVKI